The following proteins are co-located in the Streptomyces sp. DT2A-34 genome:
- a CDS encoding alpha/beta hydrolase, giving the protein MDLKTLKAIKPSEYAEAAGGYRAVSDMADAARDRIDKQITAAMQKANEGEAADAALKQLKKLSENFHYAQVECGLVSGALNGFSSEIASPRRRLLEALEDAEALSYTVSTDGGVAYPAGGKNELTDDEIPGGTTTGNADRAVGRYTPGLGPDTSGLHSPNPHHAKAQYIADLIAHAVQEATEIDDRYSRALEKLKAAPGLSVSTKTWANVASDVDAVGSAASEYLRDSIPMDKSPADRKEWWDSLTQEQREEYLTVYPDVIGNLDGIPATVRDEANRENIQFLIGKLSGQDDEKSKTMLDGLKGIQEKLQDRSVPPMYLLGIGDEGNGRAIVSYGNPDTAKNVSAYVPGLETKLDAEFAGGTMKRAQDTAIGASEADPHSSTASIVWLGYDAPLLSPSDLAANTDVMFRDNAAAGAPAYNSFMAGISATNESPEPHITAIGHSYGSLTVGLAAQEKGGIPGADDIVLVGSPGTEAKTAEELNVGKGHVFVGAADNDIVTKLPNHNEASGMGSGAAGGGSAGLVLGLGMGGPLGALAGGVAGTVVGGTAGYMAQDQQTDPSQIWFGTDPANKAFGATRFLVDDGPTVTEGGFDAHSNYFNRTKDLMSADNIAHIVVGKPDGVVLEQPR; this is encoded by the coding sequence ATGGACCTCAAGACGCTCAAGGCCATCAAGCCGTCGGAGTACGCCGAAGCGGCGGGCGGGTACCGCGCGGTAAGCGACATGGCTGATGCGGCCAGGGACCGCATCGACAAGCAGATCACCGCGGCTATGCAAAAGGCCAACGAGGGCGAGGCGGCCGACGCAGCACTCAAGCAGTTGAAGAAGCTGTCCGAGAACTTCCACTACGCCCAGGTCGAGTGTGGCTTGGTAAGCGGGGCTCTCAACGGCTTCTCATCCGAGATCGCCAGCCCGAGACGGCGCCTGCTAGAGGCCCTGGAGGACGCCGAGGCACTGTCGTACACCGTCAGCACAGACGGGGGCGTCGCGTATCCCGCCGGGGGGAAGAACGAGCTGACCGATGACGAGATCCCCGGCGGAACGACCACAGGCAACGCTGACCGGGCCGTCGGCCGGTACACCCCCGGACTGGGCCCGGACACCTCTGGCCTGCACAGCCCCAACCCCCACCACGCGAAGGCCCAGTACATCGCCGACCTCATCGCCCACGCGGTACAGGAAGCCACGGAGATCGACGACCGGTACAGCAGGGCGCTGGAGAAGCTCAAGGCTGCGCCGGGACTGAGTGTCAGCACCAAGACGTGGGCGAATGTGGCGTCCGATGTCGATGCCGTCGGCTCTGCCGCAAGTGAGTACCTTCGAGACAGCATCCCGATGGACAAGTCGCCCGCCGATCGCAAGGAGTGGTGGGACAGCCTCACACAGGAACAGCGGGAGGAGTACCTGACGGTCTACCCCGACGTGATCGGGAACCTGGACGGCATCCCGGCCACGGTGCGGGACGAGGCGAACCGGGAGAACATCCAGTTCCTCATCGGGAAACTCTCGGGCCAGGACGACGAGAAGTCGAAGACGATGCTGGACGGGTTGAAGGGGATTCAAGAAAAACTACAGGACCGAAGCGTGCCCCCGATGTATCTCCTTGGTATCGGAGACGAAGGCAACGGCCGCGCGATTGTGTCCTACGGAAATCCCGACACGGCAAAGAACGTCTCGGCTTATGTCCCGGGGCTTGAGACGAAGCTGGACGCCGAGTTCGCCGGCGGCACGATGAAACGGGCCCAGGACACTGCCATTGGTGCCAGCGAAGCCGACCCCCACAGTTCGACCGCGTCGATTGTCTGGCTCGGCTATGACGCGCCTCTGCTCTCTCCCTCAGATCTCGCCGCCAACACAGACGTCATGTTCCGGGACAATGCCGCGGCCGGAGCACCCGCTTACAACAGCTTCATGGCTGGAATCTCAGCGACGAACGAGAGCCCGGAGCCGCACATCACGGCCATCGGGCACTCCTACGGTTCGCTCACCGTCGGTTTGGCGGCTCAAGAGAAGGGCGGGATCCCTGGAGCCGACGACATCGTCCTCGTCGGTAGCCCTGGTACTGAGGCGAAGACCGCCGAGGAGCTGAACGTCGGTAAGGGCCACGTATTCGTAGGTGCCGCAGACAACGACATCGTCACCAAGCTCCCCAATCACAACGAAGCCAGTGGCATGGGATCCGGGGCTGCCGGTGGCGGCTCGGCTGGGCTTGTGTTGGGACTGGGGATGGGCGGTCCCCTAGGAGCACTGGCTGGTGGTGTGGCCGGCACTGTCGTGGGCGGCACCGCCGGTTACATGGCTCAGGACCAGCAGACCGATCCCAGCCAGATCTGGTTCGGAACCGACCCGGCGAACAAGGCGTTTGGCGCCACACGCTTCCTGGTCGACGATGGCCCCACCGTGACCGAGGGCGGATTCGACGCGCACTCGAATTATTTCAACCGCACAAAGGATCTAATGTCAGCCGACAACATTGCACATATCGTGGTTGGGAAGCCCGACGGCGTCGTCTTGGAGCAGCCGCGATGA
- a CDS encoding WXG100 family type VII secretion target: MAGTQKVTDDVLRQFEQELNERFGSVKQQLQQLHAVIDGVEGKWQGQGAVSFDRKQTEINERMAHIGNLLVRFQNAVNDNRRIAGSTDEEMYQALAGIDAGGSGSAGSAPTGKTSAFSGM; this comes from the coding sequence ATGGCAGGAACCCAGAAGGTCACAGATGACGTACTGCGGCAGTTCGAGCAGGAACTCAACGAACGCTTCGGATCGGTGAAGCAGCAGCTGCAGCAGTTGCACGCTGTGATCGATGGCGTGGAAGGCAAGTGGCAGGGCCAGGGTGCCGTGTCCTTCGACCGTAAGCAGACCGAAATCAACGAGCGCATGGCCCACATCGGCAACCTGCTCGTCCGGTTCCAGAACGCGGTCAACGACAACCGCCGGATCGCCGGCAGCACCGACGAAGAGATGTACCAGGCCCTGGCGGGCATCGACGCGGGCGGCTCCGGCTCGGCCGGCAGTGCCCCGACCGGAAAGACCTCGGCCTTCTCCGGCATGTAG
- a CDS encoding WXG100 family type VII secretion target, protein MAVDNGTMLVTYAELERAAGDITSQAKKLDTDLEALQQRMKDLSAFFEGEAKTAADGLHREWDIKAREIHQALNAIANAVREASAAYSAADRKAAANY, encoded by the coding sequence ATGGCAGTAGACAACGGCACGATGCTCGTCACCTACGCGGAACTTGAGCGGGCCGCAGGGGACATCACCTCCCAGGCCAAGAAGCTGGACACGGACCTGGAGGCCCTCCAGCAGCGGATGAAGGACCTCTCGGCCTTCTTCGAGGGTGAGGCCAAGACCGCGGCGGACGGCCTCCACCGCGAGTGGGACATCAAGGCCAGGGAGATCCACCAGGCTCTGAACGCCATCGCGAATGCGGTCCGCGAGGCGAGCGCGGCGTACAGCGCTGCGGACAGGAAGGCTGCCGCCAACTACTGA